A single region of the Glycine max cultivar Williams 82 chromosome 20, Glycine_max_v4.0, whole genome shotgun sequence genome encodes:
- the LOC100819855 gene encoding protein CMSS1 isoform X2, whose amino-acid sequence MYFVRARVERRRMATENEKRKRKESSDVRSKKKKKQRSEDEEATKQLRFFESAMGIELSSLELESLKDNKCILEVSEAADSDVTVLGKTIRAAFGASWKEALCEGKPVEGKVIAGSPAVLIITSSALRCIDLLRGFRSMTEQCHAAKLFSKHMKLEEQISLLKNRVNIASGTPSRIKKLIDAEALDLSRLQVLVLDLHPDVKGYSLLTLPQVRDEFWDLFKNYFYQPMLQGHLRICLYGYQVSVRLKAKHKHKQGHTIPDA is encoded by the exons ATGTATTTTGTAAGGGCAAGAGTCGAGAGAAGAAGAATGGCGACTGAGAATGAGAAGAGAAAGCGGAAAGAAAGTAGTGATGTTAGaagcaaaaagaagaagaagcagagaaGCGAAGATGAAGAGGCGACGAAGCAGTTGCGTTTCTTTGAGTCGGCGATGGGTATTGAGCTTTCTTCGCTGGAGTTGGAATCCCTCAAAGATAATAAGTGCATTTTGGAGGTATCAGAAGCCGCTGATTCAGACGTGACAGTATTGGGCAAAACTATTAGGGCAGCGTTTGGCGCGTCTTGGAAAGAGGCTCTCTGCGAAGGGAAGCCTGTAGAGGGAAAAGTCATTGCTGGAAGCCCCGCAGTTCTTATCATAACTTCTTCTGCTTTAAGATGCATAGATCTCTTAAG AGGCTTTCGCTCTATGACTGAACAATGCCATGCTGCAAAGTTATTCTCAAAGCATATGAAGCTTGAGGAGCAg ATTTCTTTGTTAAAAAACCGTGTTAACATTGCTAGCGGCACACCAAGCAG GATAAAGAAGCTAATTGATGCTGAGGCGTTAGACCTTTCAAGGTTGCAAGTACTTGTGCTTGATCTGCATCCTGATGTAAAGGGCTATTCCTTGTTGACCCTTCCACAAGTCAG AGATGAATTCTGGGACCTTTTCAAGAATTATTTCTATCAACCGATGCTTCAGGGTCATCTGCGTATTTGTCTCTATGGTTACCAGGTCTCTGTTCGTTTAAAGgccaaacataaacataaacaaGGACATACAATTCCCGATGCATAA
- the LOC100819319 gene encoding transcription factor bHLH128: protein MYPSSSSSSSSSSQSMTQAGLTRYGSAPGSLLTSTVDSLIGGSRPSPYFSGESSESPCKEQRSFHNHPPSFASSLLRQKSSPAGFLSHLSNHHGVGFTITPGGLSNSNSNSNCSLLKSQLSFTHESLSNTVNVDPSSTTFGMDPWDNNSIAFSATSTKRSKTNTNDPDILHSLNSALESQFNLPHTSLEMSTVDKLLHIPEDSVPCKIRAKRGCATHPRSIAERERRTRISGKLKKLQDLVPNMDKQTSYADMLDLAVQHIKGLQTQVQKLHKEMENCTCGCKQSK, encoded by the exons ATGTatccctcttcctcttcctcctcctcctcttcctctcagTCCATGACCCAAGCTGGCCTCACTCGCTACGGTTCCGCCCCCGGTTCTCTTCTCACCAGCACGGTTGATTCTCTTATTGGTGGATCCCGTCCCAGTCCCTACTTTTCCGGAGAGTCTTCTGAGTCTCCCTGCAAAGAGCAAAGATCTTTCCACAACCACCCCCCCTCCTTCGCTTCCTCCTTGCTCCGCCAGAAAAGCTCTCCCGCCGGCTTCCTTTCCCATCTCTCCAATCACCATG gtGTGGGTTTCACCATCACCCCCGGTGgtttatcaaattcaaattcaaattcaaattgttctctCTTGAAGTCTCAACTCAGCTTCACCCACGAATCTCTTTCCAACACTGTTAATGTTGATCCCTCCAGCACCACCTTCGGAATGGATCCCTGGGACAACAATTCCATCGCCTTTTCTGCAACTTCAACCAAGCGCTCCAAAACCAACACCAATGATCCTGACATTTTACATTCCCTGAATTCGGCCTTGGAATCACAGTTCAATCTTCCACATACAAGTCTGGAAATGTCAACCGTGGACAAGCTATTGCACATTCCTGAAGATTCTGTCCCTTGTAAAATCCGTGCTAAGCGAGGTTGTGCTACTCATCCCCGTAGCATTGCCGAGCGGGAGAGAAGAACAAGGATCAGTGGCAAGCTCAAGAAATTACAGGACCTTGTACCCAATATGGATAAG CAAACAAGCTATGCAGACATGCTCGATTTGGCCGTTCAACACATTAAAGGTCTTCAAACTCAGGTTCAG AAGCTTCACAAagaaatggagaattgcacttgCGGATGCAAACAAAGcaaataa
- the LOC100819855 gene encoding protein CMS1 isoform X1, with the protein MYFVRARVERRRMATENEKRKRKESSDVRSKKKKKQRSEDEEATKQLRFFESAMGIELSSLELESLKDNKCILEVSEAADSDVTVLGKTIRAAFGASWKEALCEGKPVEGKVIAGSPAVLIITSSALRCIDLLRGFRSMTEQCHAAKLFSKHMKLEEQISLLKNRVNIASGTPSRLVGWSSHILLLTNHILFFKYCRISNFHFRIKKLIDAEALDLSRLQVLVLDLHPDVKGYSLLTLPQVRDEFWDLFKNYFYQPMLQGHLRICLYGYQVSVRLKAKHKHKQGHTIPDA; encoded by the exons ATGTATTTTGTAAGGGCAAGAGTCGAGAGAAGAAGAATGGCGACTGAGAATGAGAAGAGAAAGCGGAAAGAAAGTAGTGATGTTAGaagcaaaaagaagaagaagcagagaaGCGAAGATGAAGAGGCGACGAAGCAGTTGCGTTTCTTTGAGTCGGCGATGGGTATTGAGCTTTCTTCGCTGGAGTTGGAATCCCTCAAAGATAATAAGTGCATTTTGGAGGTATCAGAAGCCGCTGATTCAGACGTGACAGTATTGGGCAAAACTATTAGGGCAGCGTTTGGCGCGTCTTGGAAAGAGGCTCTCTGCGAAGGGAAGCCTGTAGAGGGAAAAGTCATTGCTGGAAGCCCCGCAGTTCTTATCATAACTTCTTCTGCTTTAAGATGCATAGATCTCTTAAG AGGCTTTCGCTCTATGACTGAACAATGCCATGCTGCAAAGTTATTCTCAAAGCATATGAAGCTTGAGGAGCAg ATTTCTTTGTTAAAAAACCGTGTTAACATTGCTAGCGGCACACCAAGCAGGTTGGTTGGTTGGTCATCCCATATCCTTTTACTTACTAaccatatacttttttttaaatattgtcgTATATCAAACTTTCATTTCAGGATAAAGAAGCTAATTGATGCTGAGGCGTTAGACCTTTCAAGGTTGCAAGTACTTGTGCTTGATCTGCATCCTGATGTAAAGGGCTATTCCTTGTTGACCCTTCCACAAGTCAG AGATGAATTCTGGGACCTTTTCAAGAATTATTTCTATCAACCGATGCTTCAGGGTCATCTGCGTATTTGTCTCTATGGTTACCAGGTCTCTGTTCGTTTAAAGgccaaacataaacataaacaaGGACATACAATTCCCGATGCATAA